One window of Caldisericum exile AZM16c01 genomic DNA carries:
- a CDS encoding Gfo/Idh/MocA family protein has translation MKNINYALVGLGTIVKTHLTAIKSIPVICKDVDFDVNLKTLYTTHKDEKGSLGKLIGFENVVDDLEYVVSDPNIDAVDICTPNYLHFEEALASIKYMKNVYCEKPLTMSVVEAKELVDLAQKTSLKNQVALVLRLMPAVSEARAIIKSGIIGEPNSFHFEMLHSGYLNPLRPISWRLEKDKSSGGVIVDLGIHLIDLVRFIIGEIVRASALAGTTVKRRKLENSFELKEVDVDDWGYIMVETENDAKGVIEVSRVAVGNDKTDFVIYCSEGSIKVNLENPKKAEVFDNNGKRIYLDEKILKEDIFLNEVKKIYPDSKLSMGAMVDLHYTGLVWFFKSLVQGVAPIGTPTFEEAYKDQIVIEGIYKSIENNGEFVNI, from the coding sequence ATGAAAAACATAAACTATGCGCTGGTTGGGTTAGGGACAATTGTTAAAACCCATTTAACTGCGATAAAGAGCATTCCCGTAATTTGCAAGGATGTAGATTTTGATGTTAATCTTAAAACTCTTTATACAACCCATAAGGACGAAAAGGGATCCTTAGGTAAACTGATAGGTTTTGAAAATGTGGTTGATGACCTTGAATATGTTGTAAGTGATCCAAATATTGATGCTGTGGATATTTGCACTCCTAACTATTTGCATTTTGAAGAGGCTTTGGCAAGTATAAAGTATATGAAAAATGTCTACTGTGAAAAACCTTTGACTATGAGTGTAGTCGAGGCGAAGGAATTGGTAGATTTAGCCCAAAAGACTTCTTTAAAAAACCAGGTTGCGCTTGTTTTGAGATTAATGCCGGCTGTTTCTGAGGCCCGTGCAATAATTAAAAGTGGTATTATTGGTGAACCCAATTCTTTTCACTTTGAAATGCTTCATTCAGGCTACCTCAACCCATTGAGGCCTATTTCTTGGAGATTGGAGAAAGACAAAAGCAGTGGTGGTGTAATAGTAGACTTAGGAATTCATCTTATTGACCTTGTAAGATTTATCATTGGAGAGATTGTAAGAGCAAGCGCACTTGCAGGAACTACCGTGAAAAGAAGAAAATTGGAGAACTCCTTTGAATTAAAAGAGGTAGATGTGGACGATTGGGGATACATAATGGTTGAAACGGAAAATGATGCTAAAGGAGTTATAGAGGTGTCAAGAGTCGCTGTTGGAAATGATAAAACAGATTTTGTTATTTATTGTAGCGAAGGCTCAATAAAGGTTAATTTAGAAAATCCCAAAAAAGCAGAAGTTTTTGATAATAATGGAAAAAGGATTTATTTGGATGAGAAAATACTTAAGGAAGACATCTTCCTTAACGAAGTTAAAAAGATATATCCGGATTCTAAACTTTCGATGGGTGCGATGGTGGATCTTCATTATACAGGCCTTGTTTGGTTTTTCAAAAGTTTAGTCCAAGGTGTAGCACCTATAGGAACCCCAACATTTGAAGAGGCGTATAAAGATCAAATAGTAATAGAGGGTATTTATAAATCTATAGAAAATAATGGAGAGTTTGTGAATATATGA
- a CDS encoding PTS ascorbate transporter subunit IIC: MSVINFIVNEILSKPALLVGLMALIGLIALKKSFSEVLSGTLKTIIGFLILIAGANLVIGTLSPLGDLIQAVFKLHGVVPTNEAIVALALQSFGKQVAAIMALGFVFNLVFAWITPAKYVFLTGHHLLYLATVLAVVIGTAGIKGANQIIIGAVMLGTIATVMPALVHPFTKRVTNDAGFALGHLNTLGYITSALVGKWIGKGSKSTEEIEISEKWNFLKEPIVTTSTVMIIIYVLLAILAGPSVLNKYSSGGNYIMYALMEGLTFGASIAIIIYGVRMILGEIVPAFQGIALKIIPNAIPALDCPTVFPYAPTAVIVGFLSSVVGGIIGMFLMGPLGLALIIPGMIPHFFDGGTAGVYGNATGGRRGAVLGAFVNGLLITILPALLLAYMGTLGLANTTFGDTDFCWSGIIGGLISKMGVAGAYIGTIIFAVILLGLASYVTIKLNQSK; this comes from the coding sequence ATGTCTGTTATAAATTTTATAGTAAATGAAATTTTGAGTAAGCCTGCATTGCTTGTAGGCTTAATGGCTCTGATTGGTTTGATTGCTTTGAAAAAGTCCTTCAGTGAAGTTCTTTCAGGAACACTAAAAACCATTATTGGATTTCTTATTTTAATTGCGGGTGCCAACCTTGTTATAGGGACTTTGTCTCCTTTGGGTGATCTTATTCAGGCAGTGTTCAAATTACATGGTGTAGTTCCAACAAATGAAGCAATAGTTGCTCTTGCATTACAGTCTTTTGGAAAACAGGTTGCAGCCATAATGGCTTTAGGTTTTGTATTTAACCTTGTCTTTGCTTGGATTACGCCAGCGAAATATGTGTTTCTAACAGGTCATCACCTTCTTTATCTTGCAACAGTACTTGCTGTAGTTATAGGAACTGCTGGAATAAAAGGTGCTAACCAAATAATAATTGGAGCAGTAATGTTAGGTACGATTGCTACAGTTATGCCTGCACTTGTTCATCCATTTACGAAAAGAGTTACAAATGACGCTGGTTTTGCCCTTGGACATCTAAATACACTAGGATATATTACTTCTGCTTTAGTTGGAAAATGGATTGGGAAAGGAAGTAAATCAACTGAAGAGATTGAAATTTCTGAGAAGTGGAATTTCTTAAAAGAGCCGATAGTCACGACAAGTACTGTTATGATAATAATTTACGTTTTATTGGCTATACTTGCCGGGCCAAGTGTTCTTAATAAGTATTCTAGTGGAGGTAATTATATAATGTATGCACTAATGGAAGGACTCACATTTGGTGCTTCTATTGCTATCATTATCTACGGCGTGAGAATGATTCTCGGCGAAATTGTCCCAGCTTTCCAAGGAATTGCTTTGAAAATTATACCTAATGCAATACCTGCATTGGATTGTCCTACAGTGTTTCCTTATGCTCCTACCGCTGTAATAGTTGGATTTCTATCAAGCGTAGTTGGTGGAATAATTGGAATGTTTTTAATGGGACCACTGGGCCTTGCTCTAATTATTCCAGGCATGATTCCTCATTTCTTTGACGGTGGAACTGCTGGAGTTTACGGAAACGCAACTGGAGGTAGAAGAGGTGCAGTTCTTGGCGCTTTTGTAAACGGTTTACTCATAACAATATTACCTGCTTTGCTCCTTGCATATATGGGTACCCTGGGACTTGCGAACACAACATTTGGAGACACTGATTTTTGCTGGTCTGGTATTATTGGTGGTCTAATTTCTAAAATGGGTGTTGCAGGAGCTTATATTGGAACTATAATTTTTGCTGTGATTTTGTTAGGACTTGCAAGTTACGTAACAATTAAGCTAAACCAGAGTAAATAA